A region of Pyxidicoccus parkwaysis DNA encodes the following proteins:
- a CDS encoding EamA family transporter: protein MLETVALLLVLSSAFLHAAWNALLKRHPNPEVGVVSVIAVSMVGGGLWTLGMRGQAFPTAQGFAWALGAGACESIYLASLSRALKQAPLGLTYTVSRGGAMLLVWPVSVLWLGEAVSVWMVCGVVLLGLGLLVMNLSRPAGPAASGVAWAALAAVCIAGYHLSYKLSLGQGSQPPALFATGLLVALPVLVVERVRKLGWATLKREVVMSPGLVIIAGIVCTLSFALLLSALGSSGAGVVLTLRNTSITFALALAALQGERLGRRQLTGAALVAVGAVLLGVPG, encoded by the coding sequence GTGTTGGAGACCGTCGCGCTGCTGCTGGTGCTGTCGTCCGCGTTCCTCCATGCCGCGTGGAACGCGCTGCTCAAGCGGCACCCGAATCCCGAGGTGGGCGTGGTGAGCGTCATCGCCGTCTCGATGGTGGGCGGCGGGTTGTGGACGCTGGGCATGCGCGGGCAGGCCTTCCCCACGGCGCAGGGCTTCGCGTGGGCGCTGGGCGCGGGCGCGTGTGAGAGCATCTACCTCGCGTCGCTCTCGCGAGCGCTGAAGCAGGCGCCGCTGGGGCTCACGTACACGGTGTCTCGAGGCGGGGCCATGTTGCTGGTGTGGCCCGTGTCCGTGCTGTGGCTGGGCGAGGCCGTGTCCGTGTGGATGGTGTGCGGCGTGGTGCTGCTGGGCCTGGGGCTCCTGGTGATGAACCTGTCCCGCCCGGCCGGCCCGGCGGCATCTGGCGTGGCCTGGGCGGCGCTGGCGGCGGTGTGCATCGCCGGCTACCACCTGAGCTACAAGCTGTCGCTCGGCCAGGGCTCGCAGCCGCCGGCCCTGTTCGCCACGGGGCTGCTCGTCGCGCTGCCGGTGCTCGTGGTGGAGCGGGTACGGAAGCTCGGCTGGGCCACGCTCAAGCGAGAAGTGGTGATGAGCCCTGGGCTCGTCATCATCGCCGGTATCGTCTGCACGCTGTCCTTCGCGCTGCTGCTGTCCGCGCTGGGCAGCAGTGGCGCGGGCGTGGTGCTGACGCTGCGCAACACCTCCATCACCTTCGCGCTGGCGCTCGCCGCGCTCCAGGGTGAGCGGCTGGGGCGCAGGCAGCTCACGGGTGCGGCGCTCGTCGCGGTGGGCGCGGTGCTGCTCGGCGTACCGGGTTGA
- a CDS encoding fatty acid desaturase family protein, which yields MTRNDTHATRVDPRLDYPSLGVHALWAAWLVTTVVLWSGLPVPARVGAMVLGWAVMFWNYAVLHNHMHVPIAKARALKWIVSRTLGLACGFAYRGYYLHHFNHHRYNDGDGDWGRSRQGEGALRYCVRWALTPWLWPFDTVAKVWGACKTRGQKVELVIDFVVVDGTLLALTLWQPSLGLSLLGTLIVTQACIHYLNLAAHLGSDARERTRLAVTSTSSFYNRWFFNAGYHQAHHLKPQTPWRALPELTEGLEQQGQLPQELKSDVSPISPVWAAQVVSRVGSAAPEVTPGAST from the coding sequence ATGACCCGGAATGACACACATGCCACGCGGGTGGACCCGCGGCTGGACTACCCGAGCCTGGGCGTCCACGCGCTGTGGGCCGCGTGGCTGGTGACGACCGTGGTGCTCTGGAGCGGCCTGCCCGTGCCCGCGCGCGTGGGGGCCATGGTGCTCGGCTGGGCGGTGATGTTCTGGAATTACGCCGTACTGCACAATCACATGCATGTGCCCATCGCGAAGGCCCGGGCGCTCAAATGGATTGTGTCGCGCACGCTGGGACTGGCGTGTGGCTTCGCGTATCGCGGCTACTACCTCCACCACTTCAATCATCACCGGTACAACGACGGCGACGGCGACTGGGGACGGAGCCGCCAGGGAGAGGGCGCGCTGCGCTACTGCGTGCGCTGGGCTCTCACGCCGTGGCTCTGGCCATTCGACACGGTGGCGAAGGTGTGGGGCGCGTGCAAGACGCGCGGGCAGAAGGTGGAGCTGGTCATCGACTTCGTGGTGGTGGACGGCACGCTGCTGGCGCTGACGCTGTGGCAACCGTCACTGGGCCTGTCGCTGCTGGGGACGCTCATCGTCACGCAGGCGTGCATCCACTACCTCAACCTCGCGGCGCACCTGGGCTCGGACGCGAGGGAGCGCACGCGGCTGGCGGTGACGTCCACGTCGAGCTTCTACAACCGCTGGTTCTTCAATGCGGGCTATCACCAGGCGCACCACCTGAAGCCGCAGACGCCCTGGCGCGCGCTGCCCGAGCTGACGGAGGGACTGGAGCAGCAGGGACAGCTTCCCCAGGAGCTGAAGTCAGACGTGTCGCCCATCAGCCCCGTGTGGGCCGCGCAGGTCGTCAGCCGCGTGGGCTCCGCCGCGCCGGAAGTCACGCCCGGAGCGAGCACGTAG
- a CDS encoding hemerythrin domain-containing protein, whose translation MSVPFADFASLAALHRELEEQFLQHQDALLDLDVALAAERLDAYEAALRRHLEAEEALLLPVFARAGRIRGASPELFTGEHQRLLEFLARFRAALRALDSKAPDFKRAVLRLLDAETTFKHLSHHHELREETHFFPALDSVTDETERRELLAAFTASVAP comes from the coding sequence ATGAGCGTGCCGTTCGCCGACTTCGCCAGCCTGGCCGCCCTCCACCGGGAGTTGGAGGAGCAGTTCCTCCAACACCAGGACGCACTGCTGGACCTCGATGTGGCGCTGGCGGCGGAGCGGCTGGACGCGTACGAGGCCGCGCTGCGCCGGCACCTGGAGGCGGAGGAGGCGCTGCTGCTGCCCGTCTTCGCGCGGGCCGGCCGCATCCGGGGCGCGTCGCCGGAGCTCTTCACGGGTGAGCATCAGCGGCTGCTGGAGTTCCTCGCGCGCTTCCGTGCGGCGCTGCGTGCGCTGGACTCGAAGGCTCCGGACTTCAAGCGCGCCGTGCTGCGGCTGCTGGACGCGGAGACCACGTTCAAGCACCTCTCGCACCACCACGAGCTGCGGGAGGAGACGCACTTCTTTCCGGCGCTCGACAGCGTGACGGATGAGACGGAGCGCCGCGAGCTGCTCGCCGCGTTCACCGCGAGCGTGGCTCCGTAG